The sequence below is a genomic window from Deltaproteobacteria bacterium.
TGCGGCGAGGATGGGGAGGTGCGCATCCTGCCGGTTTGCCAAGACGGGAACCGCGGGGTGGTCATCCGCGACTCCGGTCCGGGCTTCGACATCCAGCTTCTGGCGCGTTATCTTGAACCCTTTTTCACCACCAAGGAACAGGGCACGGGCCTGGGCCTGGCCATCACCAATTCCATCTTTCAAAGCCACGGCGCGGACATGATCCTGAAGAACGCCCCGCAAGGCGGGGGCGAGGTCGTGGTCGTTTTTTCCGAGGAATGCGGGTAACAGCCATGGGCAATCATATCCTGATCATCGACGACGAAAAGAATTATCTCCTGATCCTGGAAGCCATCCTGGAGGAAGAAGGCTATACCGTGACCGCCCTGAGCGATCCGGCCATGGCCATGACATTTTTGGATGAGTCCGAGGTGGACGTGGTCATCACGGACATGAAGATGCCGAACATGACCGGGCAACAGGTGCTGGAGGCGGTGCGCAAGCGCCATTCGCATATTCCGGTCATGATCATGACGGCCTTCGGTTCCATTGACCGGGCCGTGGAAGCCATGAAATCCGGGGCCTTCGACTATATCACCAAGCCCTTCGCCAACGATGATATCCTGCTGTCCGTGCGCAAGGCCCTGAAGCTGTCCCTGGCCGAGCAGCAAAACCGCCTGCTGCGCGAGAATCTGGCCGAGAAATTTGGCAAGGAAGCCATCATCGGTCACTCCAAGCCCATGCAGGACGTCTTGACCCTGGCCGGCAAGGTCGCGCCGACGCGCAGCACCGTGCTGGTCACGGGTGAGTCCGGCACGGGCAAGGAGCTGGTGGCCAGGGCCATCCATATCGCCTCGGATCGCAAGGACATGCCGTTTATTTCCGTGAACTGCATGTCGCTCAATCCCGGCGTGCTGGAAAGCGAGTTGTTCGGGCACGAGAAGGGCTCGTTCACCGGAGCCGTGGCCCTGAAGCGTGGTCGCTTCGAACTGGCCCAGGGCGGCACCCTGTTTTTGGACGAGATCGGTGAGTTGTCCCAGGAAATGCAGGTCAAGCTGCTGCGGGTGCTTCAGGAGCGGGTCATCGAGCGGGTCGGTGGTACCGAGACCATTGCCGTGGATTTTCGGTTGGTGGCGGCCACCAACAAGAATCTTCAGGACGAGATCGCGGCCGGCCGTTTCCGGGAGGATTTGTTTTACCGGCTGAACGTGGTCAACATCCATCTGCCACCCCTGCGCGAACGTCGCGAGGACATTCCCATCCTGGCCAGTCATTTTCTCAAAAAATTCGCCACCGAGAATAATCGTGGGATCCATGGTTTCTCGGCCGGGGCCATCGATTACCTTTCGGCTTACGAATGGCCGGGCAACGTCCGGCAGCTGGAAAATGTCATCGAGCGTTGCGTGGTCTTGGCCAACCGGGACGTGATCGACGTGGACGACCTGCCGGCGGAGCTGCGCGACGAGGAAACCCAGTTCAAGAGCGCCGTGGACCTGCTGCCGCTCAAGGTCAATCTGTCCGACACCCTCGAAAAGATCGAGGCCGCCCTGATCCGCCGCGCCCTGGTTCATTCCGGGTTCGTCCAGGTCAAGGCGGCCGAACTCCTGGACGTGTCCAAGAGCCTGCTCCAGTACAAGCTCAAGAAATACAAGATTCCGGCCAAGTGAATTCCGGCATGGACGAGGGCGTGGGCGCGTTTTTGCGCCACGTGGAAGAGACGCCCTGGCTGGCGGCCAGTATCGCCGGCCGGCGGTATTTTCCGGCCCGGACCGCCCGTTTCGGGGAACCGGCCACGCCCTGGCCGGTTCCGTTGCGCCGGGCCCTGGACTTGTTTGGCATCCGGGAGCTCTACGCCCATCAGGTCCAGGCCCTGGATTTGATCCGGTCCGGCCGCCATGTGGTCGTGGCCACGCCCACGGCCAGCGGCAAATCCCTGATCTATAATCTGCCCGTTCTGGAAGCCTGTCACGCCGATCGCCGGGCCAGGGCGTTGTATCTGTTTCCCCTCAAGGCGTTGGCCCAGGATCAGCGTCAGGCCCTGGACCGACTGGCCGCGACCCTGTTTCCGACTCCTACCTCGGCCATCTATGACGGAGACGCCTCGTCCGCGAAGCGCTCGCGCATCCGTCGGGACCCGCCAAATGTTTTGTTCACCAATCCGGACATGCTCCATCTGGGCATTCTGCCCCACCACGAGAGCTGGGCTGGTTTTTTCGCGAATCTGCGTTTCGTGGTCGTGGACGAGGTGCATGCCTATCGGGGCGTGATGGGCTCGCACATGGCCTGGGTTTTTCGACGGTTGCGCCGGCTGTGCGCACTGTACGGCGCGCGGCCGGTTTTTATCTGCTGTTCGGCGACCATCGCCAATCCGGTGGAACTGGCCTCGGACCTGACCGGGCTGCCCATGGACGCGGTGCTTGCGGGCGCCTCGCCCAGTCCGCCCCGGCATATGTGGCTTGTGGACGGCATCGAGGGCGCGGCCCAGCGGGCCATGGGCCTGCTTCAGGAATCCTTGCGCCGGGGACTGCGCACCATCGTGTATTGCAAGTCGCGCAAAATGACCGAGCTCGTCGCCCTTTGGGCAGGGCAGCGCGAGGCCGGCCAGCGGGCGCGGATTTCGGCCTATCGGGCCGGATTTCTGCCCGAAGAGCGGCGTGAGATCGAGGCCCGTTTGAGCCGGGGCGACCTGTTGGCGGTCATCTCCACCAGCGCCTTGGAACTCGGGATCGATATCGGCGGCCTCGATGTGTGCATTCTGGTCGGTTATCCCGGCTCGATCATGGCCACGGTGCAGCGGGCGGGCCGTGTCGGGCGGGGCGGGCGCGAGGCCGTGACGTTTTTTATCGGCCACGAAGATGCCCTGGATCAGTATTTCATGCGCAATCCGGACGAGTTTTTTGCCCTGTCGCCGGAACGGGCCGTGGTCAATCCGGGCAATGCGGCCATCGCGGTCAGGCATCTGTGTTGCGCCGCGGCCGAGCACCCCCTGGGTCGGGACGAGGCGCTGACGCGGGAACATGCCGGCCTTGTGGCGGCATTGGTGCGGGATGGCGAATTGCTGTGCGCCTCGGACGGATTGGAATACTTCGCCAAGGCCCGCCAGCCCCAGCGGGGCGTGGCCTTGCGGGGTACTGGCCAGACCCTGGCCATCATCGACGTGCGTGACGGTGAACGCATCGGCCTGGTGGACGCCTTTCGGGCCGTGCTCGAAACCCATCCCGGCGCGGTCTATCTGCACCAGGGCCGGACCTATATCGTCGAAGATCTGGATTTGACGGCGGGCTTGGTCCGGGCCAGACCGGCCAAAGTCAATTATTACACGAAGGTCCGACATGAAAAATCCACGGAAATCATCAGCACCGAGGCTTCGCGTCCCGTGTTCGGGGCCATGGTTCATCTGGGCGAGGTGCGGGTTACGGACCGGGTCACGGGGTTTGAGCGTGTCAGCGTGCGCGGCGGCAAAAAGCTGGGCGTGACGCCCCTGGACATGGAGCCTCTGGTTTTCACCACGCGCGGGGTGTGGATCGCCATTCCGGAAGACGTGCGACGGGAGGTCGAGGCGGACATGGTCCATTTCATGGGCGGCATCCACGCTGTCGAACACGCGGTCATCGGCATGATGCCGCTTTTGGTTTTGGCCGACAGGAACGATCTGGGCGGGATTTCCACGCCTTTTCATCCCCAGGTCGGGTCTGGGACTGTCTTCATTTATGATGGTCTGCCCGGCGGGTGCGGACTGGTCGATCAGGCCTTTGCCAATTACGAAGTTCTCCTCGCGCGGACGTTGGACGTGATCCGGACATGCGGGTGCGAGGACGGTTGCCCGGCCTGCGTGCACTCGCCCAAGTGCGGTTCCGGCAATCGGCCCATCAGCAAAAGCGCTGCCTTGCGCGTGCTGGAGGGGGTGATGTCCGGCACGGCGCCCGAGGTTGTTGGCGGTGAGGGGATGCCTCCGGCGGCCGGGGGGCATGATGCCCCCAGGACCCC
It includes:
- a CDS encoding two-component sensor histidine kinase, whose translation is CGEDGEVRILPVCQDGNRGVVIRDSGPGFDIQLLARYLEPFFTTKEQGTGLGLAITNSIFQSHGADMILKNAPQGGGEVVVVFSEECG
- a CDS encoding sigma-54-dependent Fis family transcriptional regulator; the protein is MGNHILIIDDEKNYLLILEAILEEEGYTVTALSDPAMAMTFLDESEVDVVITDMKMPNMTGQQVLEAVRKRHSHIPVMIMTAFGSIDRAVEAMKSGAFDYITKPFANDDILLSVRKALKLSLAEQQNRLLRENLAEKFGKEAIIGHSKPMQDVLTLAGKVAPTRSTVLVTGESGTGKELVARAIHIASDRKDMPFISVNCMSLNPGVLESELFGHEKGSFTGAVALKRGRFELAQGGTLFLDEIGELSQEMQVKLLRVLQERVIERVGGTETIAVDFRLVAATNKNLQDEIAAGRFREDLFYRLNVVNIHLPPLRERREDIPILASHFLKKFATENNRGIHGFSAGAIDYLSAYEWPGNVRQLENVIERCVVLANRDVIDVDDLPAELRDEETQFKSAVDLLPLKVNLSDTLEKIEAALIRRALVHSGFVQVKAAELLDVSKSLLQYKLKKYKIPAK
- a CDS encoding DEAD/DEAH box helicase, with product MDEGVGAFLRHVEETPWLAASIAGRRYFPARTARFGEPATPWPVPLRRALDLFGIRELYAHQVQALDLIRSGRHVVVATPTASGKSLIYNLPVLEACHADRRARALYLFPLKALAQDQRQALDRLAATLFPTPTSAIYDGDASSAKRSRIRRDPPNVLFTNPDMLHLGILPHHESWAGFFANLRFVVVDEVHAYRGVMGSHMAWVFRRLRRLCALYGARPVFICCSATIANPVELASDLTGLPMDAVLAGASPSPPRHMWLVDGIEGAAQRAMGLLQESLRRGLRTIVYCKSRKMTELVALWAGQREAGQRARISAYRAGFLPEERREIEARLSRGDLLAVISTSALELGIDIGGLDVCILVGYPGSIMATVQRAGRVGRGGREAVTFFIGHEDALDQYFMRNPDEFFALSPERAVVNPGNAAIAVRHLCCAAAEHPLGRDEALTREHAGLVAALVRDGELLCASDGLEYFAKARQPQRGVALRGTGQTLAIIDVRDGERIGLVDAFRAVLETHPGAVYLHQGRTYIVEDLDLTAGLVRARPAKVNYYTKVRHEKSTEIISTEASRPVFGAMVHLGEVRVTDRVTGFERVSVRGGKKLGVTPLDMEPLVFTTRGVWIAIPEDVRREVEADMVHFMGGIHAVEHAVIGMMPLLVLADRNDLGGISTPFHPQVGSGTVFIYDGLPGGCGLVDQAFANYEVLLARTLDVIRTCGCEDGCPACVHSPKCGSGNRPISKSAALRVLEGVMSGTAPEVVGGEGMPPAAGGHDAPRTPSAGVGQARGVDKRIEGGPIPPEGFRFAVLDLETRRSAQEVGGWHRADLMGVSCVVVYDSATGQFREYMQDDVPRLVGDLVEFDLIVGFNIVRFDYLVLGGLSRFDFSSLPTLDILADVHASLGYRLSLDHLAHETLGTAKSADGLRALAWWKAGRIRDILDYCRQDVAVTRDLFEFGLRHGHLLFRNKAGKSVRLPVDWNSRIAR